The Pyrococcus kukulkanii genome contains a region encoding:
- a CDS encoding helix-turn-helix domain-containing protein encodes MEDILRALSEVLKTFELGESEIKIYSLLQRESLTPRQIAKALGLSERIVREKLKHLLELGLVERTLVNRGWLGYVYRAKAPREALQEIFKRIESTLKALEKESKMKLKN; translated from the coding sequence ATGGAGGATATACTCCGCGCCCTTTCAGAGGTTCTCAAAACATTTGAGCTTGGAGAGTCGGAGATAAAAATCTACTCCCTTCTCCAGCGTGAATCATTAACTCCCAGACAGATAGCAAAGGCTCTTGGTCTCTCTGAGAGGATCGTCAGAGAGAAGCTGAAGCACCTACTTGAGCTAGGACTTGTTGAAAGAACCCTCGTGAACCGAGGATGGTTAGGTTACGTTTATCGTGCTAAAGCACCTAGAGAAGCCCTCCAGGAAATCTTCAAGCGCATTGAATCCACACTCAAGGCCCTAGAGAAAGAGAGCAAGATGAAGCTAAAGAATTGA
- a CDS encoding ABC transporter ATP-binding protein — MGDKSLFLRFLREALSQRRILGIAVVAIIGSTLATLASPYLLRVAIDHYIIPRKLEGLPFIATLYLLALVAQWFFTTLQTYYTEMLGQNVLKSLRRQLYEKILVSNLDFFKNRSTGDLVSRIINDTNMVNDILVSGLLGGISSILSIAGIIAAMLFLSPRLTLATLLSVPLMVVVAYYFGGRMRRAYRETREKVAKISSIVEESVSGIETIRAFGKEKDVEKEFSKASLETVKAYLRVAIYMGLFWPLMNITSLLSVIIVIAYGGYLAYKGTVSIGVVVAFVQYAQRFRGPINNVVSMYDSLQSALAALDRIYEIIDDENVESYEGIEVERLNGEIKFENVWFEYEKDRPVLKDINLDIPPGSKIALVGKTGAGKTTIANLIMRFYDPTRGRILYDGIDGRKISRKSLRNRIGYVPQETYLFPGTIMENILIANPGASREDVIRVCKQLGIHEFIMRLPKGYDTPAGEAGKLLSLGERQLIAIARAMLKDPDIVILDEALSSVDPKTERLVQEAMLKLMEGRTSIIIAHRPGILRYVDKIVVIHDGRIAMEIPGGREINLEGVIRGLEEMEV; from the coding sequence ATGGGAGATAAGTCCCTCTTTCTGAGGTTCCTCAGGGAGGCATTATCACAAAGAAGGATCCTGGGGATAGCTGTTGTTGCAATAATAGGCTCAACCCTGGCGACGCTTGCCTCTCCCTACCTGCTCAGGGTGGCAATAGACCACTACATAATCCCTAGAAAGCTTGAGGGATTGCCCTTCATCGCTACACTCTACCTCTTGGCCTTAGTCGCCCAGTGGTTCTTCACGACGCTTCAGACCTACTACACGGAGATGCTCGGTCAGAACGTGCTGAAAAGCCTTAGGAGGCAGCTGTATGAGAAAATTCTCGTTTCAAACTTGGACTTCTTCAAGAACAGATCTACTGGAGATTTGGTTTCAAGGATAATAAACGACACAAACATGGTGAACGATATACTCGTCTCGGGCCTGCTGGGAGGGATAAGCAGTATACTGAGCATAGCCGGAATAATAGCTGCAATGCTCTTCCTAAGCCCGAGGCTGACCTTAGCAACGCTCCTGAGCGTCCCGCTAATGGTTGTAGTGGCTTACTACTTCGGGGGCAGAATGAGGAGGGCCTACAGGGAGACCAGGGAGAAGGTCGCGAAGATTTCAAGCATAGTCGAGGAGAGCGTTTCCGGGATAGAGACGATAAGGGCATTTGGAAAGGAGAAGGATGTTGAGAAGGAATTCTCTAAGGCCTCACTCGAAACTGTGAAAGCTTACCTGAGGGTTGCAATATACATGGGCCTCTTCTGGCCCCTCATGAACATTACAAGCTTACTCTCGGTAATAATCGTGATAGCCTACGGAGGTTATCTAGCGTACAAGGGCACGGTGAGCATAGGCGTTGTTGTAGCCTTTGTCCAGTACGCTCAGAGGTTCAGAGGACCTATAAACAACGTTGTGAGCATGTACGACAGCCTTCAATCAGCCTTGGCAGCCTTAGACAGGATATACGAGATAATAGATGATGAGAACGTTGAGAGCTACGAGGGAATTGAAGTTGAAAGGCTTAATGGGGAAATAAAGTTTGAGAATGTATGGTTCGAGTACGAGAAGGACAGGCCGGTTCTAAAGGATATTAATTTAGATATACCTCCTGGGAGCAAAATAGCCCTCGTCGGCAAGACTGGAGCTGGAAAAACGACAATAGCTAACTTAATCATGAGGTTCTACGACCCCACGAGGGGAAGAATTCTGTATGACGGAATAGATGGAAGGAAGATAAGTAGGAAAAGCCTCAGGAATAGAATAGGCTACGTCCCCCAGGAAACCTACCTCTTCCCTGGGACAATAATGGAGAACATCCTAATAGCAAATCCTGGGGCAAGTAGGGAGGATGTGATAAGGGTCTGCAAACAGCTCGGCATCCATGAGTTCATAATGAGGCTCCCTAAGGGCTATGACACTCCGGCCGGAGAGGCAGGGAAATTACTTTCCCTGGGGGAGAGGCAGCTGATAGCAATTGCTAGGGCTATGCTTAAGGATCCTGATATAGTGATTCTGGACGAGGCACTGTCAAGCGTTGATCCCAAGACGGAAAGGCTGGTTCAAGAGGCAATGCTTAAGCTTATGGAGGGAAGGACGAGCATAATAATAGCCCACAGGCCGGGGATACTAAGGTACGTCGATAAAATAGTGGTTATTCATGACGGCAGAATTGCAATGGAAATTCCTGGGGGCAGGGAGATTAATCTGGAGGGTGTAATTCGGGGGTTAGAGGAGATGGAGGTTTAA
- a CDS encoding glycosyltransferase family 4 protein has translation MRVALVSDWYYPKVGGVASHMHHLARHLKERGHDVAIVTNNLKTGKEKELKELGIELRKISGTVSPIVGINLTYSLKSNKELGGYLNDFEVIHSHHAFTPLALKAVKAGRKLGKATLLTTHSISFYHESSLWKALGLTFPLFSHYLSFPHKIIAVSNSAKAFIEHFTDVPVEVIPNGVDDELFKPLSEDEKADVKEKLGLEGRVVLYVSRMSPRKGPHVLLNAFQRIVEEADDVTLVMVGTGEMLPFLKAQAKFLGIERRVRFLGYVPGEILPKLYASADVFVLPSITSEAFGIVILEAMASGVPVVATTVGGIPEVVQESGSGVLVPPGDEVALERAIIKILSDKNFANKLGKAGRKAVEKEYSWKVVVEKIEKVYEEVLNSL, from the coding sequence ATGAGGGTAGCCCTTGTAAGTGATTGGTATTACCCAAAAGTTGGTGGTGTGGCTAGCCACATGCACCATCTAGCGAGGCATTTGAAGGAAAGGGGTCACGATGTCGCAATCGTGACTAATAATCTTAAGACTGGAAAGGAGAAAGAGCTTAAGGAGTTGGGCATTGAACTGAGAAAAATATCTGGGACTGTAAGCCCAATTGTGGGAATAAACCTCACTTATAGCTTGAAATCAAATAAGGAACTTGGAGGATACTTGAATGACTTCGAGGTTATTCACTCTCATCATGCCTTCACGCCCCTTGCCCTTAAGGCAGTGAAAGCAGGTAGAAAACTTGGAAAGGCAACGTTGCTCACAACGCATAGCATATCATTTTATCATGAATCCTCTCTCTGGAAAGCTTTGGGATTGACGTTTCCCCTATTTAGTCATTATCTGAGCTTCCCCCATAAGATAATAGCGGTTAGTAACTCTGCTAAAGCTTTTATAGAACACTTCACGGATGTTCCGGTGGAAGTAATCCCTAATGGGGTAGATGATGAACTTTTTAAACCCTTAAGTGAAGATGAGAAAGCGGATGTAAAGGAGAAACTTGGGTTAGAAGGTCGTGTTGTTCTCTATGTTAGCCGAATGTCTCCAAGGAAAGGGCCTCACGTTCTTCTCAATGCGTTTCAAAGAATTGTTGAAGAGGCCGATGATGTCACCCTTGTGATGGTGGGGACAGGAGAGATGCTTCCCTTCTTAAAAGCACAAGCAAAGTTTTTGGGGATTGAGAGGAGAGTTAGGTTCCTGGGGTACGTTCCAGGCGAAATCCTTCCGAAGTTGTACGCATCGGCAGATGTTTTCGTTCTTCCCTCCATAACCTCGGAGGCATTTGGGATTGTTATCTTAGAAGCTATGGCTTCTGGGGTGCCCGTCGTGGCAACAACTGTTGGTGGGATCCCAGAAGTTGTTCAAGAAAGTGGAAGTGGTGTCCTTGTTCCTCCCGGGGATGAAGTTGCACTTGAGCGGGCTATCATAAAAATACTTTCAGACAAGAACTTTGCTAACAAGCTCGGAAAGGCAGGAAGGAAGGCGGTTGAGAAGGAATATTCTTGGAAAGTCGTTGTTGAGAAGATCGAAAAGGTGTATGAGGAGGTTTTGAATTCACTTTAG
- a CDS encoding aminotransferase class V-fold PLP-dependent enzyme, with protein MVVEVNVRHLFPGLEKFKAYLNTAGLGLMPVTVLKAVNEFLLEVINYKEGINAVEELDPMYLKPVQREAAKLLGVKRDNVTFSIQTTDGLKRALQALKPRKGMKIVSFDLEFPTISAIVKSYAKLHGLKVEVVENENGLYTPEIVEKVIDDETFAVVYSDVQWITGQRMPKEIAEVAKEHGAWVIVDAVQSLGALKVDLRNVDVLVAGGEKWLLNPNTGSGIMYLSNEFLDECEPVIGLLNTKPPMPWSDWWGDKDKDLWELLPLRRDARVLDHGTPPYLSIVALGASLELINSLGVERIERHDLKLAEKVREWAQERGFEVLGNSQIVLIRTGLGFEKEKEAVTRLKEEGVVVSLRGAKGIYGIRVSPHLYNTEEDVEVLIEAFSNLLV; from the coding sequence ATGGTGGTCGAAGTGAATGTGAGGCATTTGTTCCCTGGGCTTGAGAAGTTTAAGGCCTACCTGAATACGGCTGGCCTCGGATTGATGCCCGTGACTGTTCTTAAAGCTGTAAACGAGTTCCTCCTTGAGGTTATAAACTATAAAGAGGGGATAAATGCGGTTGAAGAGCTGGATCCAATGTACCTTAAACCCGTCCAGAGGGAAGCGGCAAAGCTCCTTGGGGTTAAGAGGGACAACGTGACATTCAGCATTCAGACTACGGACGGTTTAAAGAGGGCCCTACAGGCCCTTAAACCCAGAAAGGGCATGAAGATAGTATCCTTTGACCTCGAGTTTCCAACCATATCCGCGATAGTCAAGAGCTACGCCAAGCTTCACGGTCTGAAGGTTGAAGTTGTTGAGAACGAGAACGGTCTCTACACTCCGGAGATTGTTGAGAAGGTTATAGATGATGAAACTTTCGCCGTGGTTTATAGCGACGTCCAGTGGATAACAGGCCAAAGGATGCCCAAGGAAATAGCCGAGGTAGCGAAAGAGCACGGAGCTTGGGTTATAGTTGATGCCGTTCAATCTTTGGGAGCCCTTAAGGTTGACCTGAGGAACGTTGATGTACTTGTTGCGGGAGGGGAGAAGTGGTTGCTCAATCCCAACACCGGAAGCGGGATTATGTACCTATCTAACGAGTTCTTGGATGAGTGTGAACCCGTTATAGGGTTGCTAAACACTAAGCCTCCCATGCCGTGGTCCGATTGGTGGGGTGATAAGGATAAGGATCTCTGGGAGCTCCTTCCGCTGAGGAGGGATGCGAGGGTTCTGGACCATGGAACTCCTCCCTACCTAAGCATAGTTGCCCTGGGGGCCTCGCTTGAGCTGATAAATTCGTTAGGCGTGGAGAGGATAGAGAGGCACGACCTAAAGCTTGCCGAGAAGGTTAGGGAGTGGGCCCAGGAGAGAGGATTTGAAGTCCTGGGAAACTCTCAGATAGTCTTGATTAGGACTGGCTTGGGATTTGAAAAGGAAAAGGAAGCAGTGACAAGGCTTAAGGAAGAGGGAGTAGTTGTGTCTCTTAGGGGAGCTAAGGGAATTTACGGGATAAGGGTCTCCCCTCACCTCTACAATACCGAGGAAGATGTTGAAGTACTCATTGAGGCTTTTTCTAACCTTCTTGTCTAA
- a CDS encoding nucleotidyltransferase domain-containing protein: MEKKALALREFIKRVEDKFGGSIESIVLFGSYARGDYSEDSDIDVLIVGDVDFYEIMEIVTDILLEYGELISPILLGPEELRKRKDSFIKTILTEGKVVYSKTS, encoded by the coding sequence ATGGAGAAAAAAGCATTGGCCCTTAGAGAATTCATAAAAAGAGTTGAGGATAAATTTGGTGGCTCTATTGAAAGTATCGTGCTATTTGGATCCTATGCGAGAGGAGACTATAGTGAAGATAGCGATATAGATGTGCTCATTGTTGGTGATGTCGATTTTTATGAGATTATGGAAATTGTCACTGATATCCTCCTTGAATACGGAGAGCTCATAAGTCCAATATTATTAGGGCCAGAAGAACTCCGAAAAAGGAAAGACAGCTTTATAAAAACTATCCTAACTGAAGGGAAGGTTGTATATTCAAAAACCAGTTGA
- a CDS encoding UbiA prenyltransferase family protein, with amino-acid sequence MTSISAIIRNIRPIEGRAYIAIIGFSLLMNIKGVKLLELVMAFLAGVLFVWYAFSINNCFDVDTDSRNPMKVRKNPIASGELSLKEGLLLSVLLALTGAGLTLKMNFEMFIVYLAMILLATMYSAPPRLKGKPIVDVLSHGLFFGGLSFIYGSIVDGNLSNVEMLMAIGITFYSFALELRNHLEDYESDLMAGLRTTPIVIGRARSELLVEIFSLLAITVVLYAFRPHLIVTPSLMVVGRGLGIRPQTVYRMFDIAMIAALLITGGTNL; translated from the coding sequence ATGACATCGATTTCAGCGATAATCAGAAATATTAGGCCGATAGAGGGGAGGGCGTACATAGCGATTATTGGGTTTTCCCTGTTGATGAACATTAAAGGTGTGAAGCTACTCGAGCTCGTCATGGCATTTTTGGCAGGAGTTTTATTTGTATGGTATGCGTTTTCGATAAATAATTGCTTTGATGTTGATACTGATTCAAGGAACCCTATGAAAGTAAGGAAAAATCCCATAGCCTCGGGAGAACTGTCATTAAAGGAGGGACTACTCTTGTCGGTCCTGCTTGCGTTAACTGGGGCTGGACTCACACTCAAAATGAATTTCGAGATGTTTATAGTCTATCTGGCCATGATACTTCTCGCAACGATGTACTCAGCACCTCCAAGGTTGAAGGGTAAGCCCATCGTAGATGTGCTGTCCCATGGCCTCTTCTTTGGAGGATTGTCCTTCATATATGGCTCAATAGTCGATGGAAACCTTTCGAATGTGGAGATGCTTATGGCAATAGGAATAACCTTCTACTCCTTCGCCCTTGAGTTGAGAAACCACTTGGAGGATTATGAGAGCGATTTAATGGCTGGATTAAGAACGACTCCAATAGTTATAGGCAGAGCTAGAAGCGAACTCCTTGTGGAGATCTTCTCCCTCCTTGCCATTACAGTAGTGCTCTATGCCTTTAGACCTCACCTGATAGTTACTCCATCCCTAATGGTGGTTGGAAGAGGACTGGGCATAAGACCTCAGACGGTTTATCGAATGTTTGATATTGCAATGATTGCAGCACTTCTTATAACAGGAGGAACAAACCTATGA
- a CDS encoding HEPN domain-containing protein, whose translation MGIPEEVIRHIEIAEEELSSANLLLQNGKLRDAISRAYYSMFHAAKALLLMKGINPKKHSGVVMMFGLHFVDEGFIERTYAKYLASAFSLRSRADYDIYYEPSLEEAEAVVENAERFLQRIKRALEEIAHGEKSIGP comes from the coding sequence ATGGGCATACCTGAGGAAGTTATTAGACATATTGAAATTGCAGAAGAGGAATTATCCTCAGCTAATTTGCTCCTTCAGAATGGAAAGCTTAGGGATGCTATAAGTAGAGCCTATTATTCAATGTTCCATGCTGCTAAAGCTCTGCTCCTTATGAAGGGTATAAATCCGAAAAAGCATTCTGGCGTTGTAATGATGTTTGGATTGCATTTTGTAGATGAAGGGTTTATTGAAAGGACTTATGCTAAATACTTAGCATCTGCATTCTCTTTGAGGTCTCGGGCAGACTATGACATTTATTATGAACCTTCCTTAGAGGAGGCTGAAGCTGTAGTTGAAAATGCGGAACGTTTCCTTCAGAGAATAAAGCGAGCATTGGAGGAGATAGCTCATGGAGAAAAAAGCATTGGCCCTTAG
- a CDS encoding ABC transporter ATP-binding protein — MGSTKEFMRILGYLKGHELEFGIAMVLVVLMSYTNGVIPVLIRNAIDKGISAKDYDIAVKYALLIILAGVLNGAFSFSARYLLTKASQHAIYMIRMDAFRAIQRHRMEFFDKTFSGQIISRITNDTERIMAFLSFRLRMLVYSSFLILISLYYMLRMSGRLTLVAVVTIIVVVMINMTYIKKVRPIYDSIRHQTGVLASLVTGAIAGIKTIKALASESYALSKFDEDNEKLYSLNVKATKITSIYGNSPFLVLGLSMSAMFYYGGKGIIAGTLTVGELTAFLTYMLTLMWPLRALGFIIGDMQRTLAAASRLFEVIDSAPESVDAPDAIDLENPRGEVEFRDVWFTYEATERTVLKGISFKVKPREKVLITGPPGSGKSTILKLIARLYEPQKGQVLIDGVDVRRIKVNSLRKIVAYVPQEPFIFNRSIKENIALAKPDASMEEIVKAAKVAKIHDFISSLPKGYDTVIGEKGITLSGGQRQRLALARAMLLNPKIVLLDDPVSNLDLETERKLVEDLKDILRDKTALIVSQRPSLARIVDRVIILKDGRIVEEGDPEELLKRESIFRELVGGGYGR; from the coding sequence ATGGGCTCAACTAAGGAGTTCATGAGGATCCTGGGGTACCTCAAAGGGCATGAGCTCGAATTTGGGATAGCCATGGTCTTGGTAGTTTTAATGTCCTACACGAACGGAGTCATTCCAGTTCTAATAAGGAACGCAATAGACAAGGGGATATCCGCGAAGGATTATGATATTGCAGTAAAGTACGCCCTCCTAATAATCCTCGCTGGAGTTTTGAATGGAGCGTTCAGCTTTTCAGCCCGCTACCTCCTAACGAAAGCCTCCCAGCATGCGATCTACATGATAAGAATGGACGCATTTAGAGCAATCCAGAGGCACAGGATGGAGTTCTTTGATAAAACTTTCTCCGGTCAGATAATAAGCAGGATAACCAATGACACTGAGAGGATAATGGCCTTCCTATCGTTCAGGCTGAGAATGCTCGTTTATTCCTCATTCTTGATCTTGATATCCCTTTATTACATGCTTAGGATGAGCGGAAGACTGACGCTCGTTGCTGTTGTGACGATAATCGTAGTCGTAATGATAAACATGACATACATAAAGAAGGTAAGACCAATTTACGACAGCATAAGGCACCAAACCGGAGTTCTTGCATCGCTGGTGACCGGGGCGATAGCAGGTATAAAGACGATAAAAGCCCTCGCATCTGAGAGTTACGCACTCTCAAAGTTTGACGAGGATAATGAAAAGCTGTACTCTCTAAACGTTAAGGCCACCAAGATAACTTCAATCTACGGTAATTCTCCATTCCTCGTTCTCGGGCTTTCAATGAGCGCAATGTTCTACTACGGAGGCAAGGGGATAATAGCTGGAACCCTAACCGTGGGAGAGCTTACAGCTTTCCTTACTTACATGCTCACTCTAATGTGGCCCTTGAGGGCCCTCGGCTTCATAATTGGAGATATGCAGAGAACCCTAGCTGCGGCATCGAGGCTGTTTGAAGTCATAGATTCAGCCCCTGAAAGCGTCGATGCTCCCGATGCTATAGATCTTGAGAACCCCAGGGGAGAGGTTGAATTCAGGGATGTGTGGTTTACATACGAGGCCACCGAGAGGACGGTGCTCAAAGGCATTAGCTTCAAAGTGAAGCCTAGAGAAAAGGTTCTAATAACTGGGCCTCCAGGATCGGGAAAAAGTACCATCCTTAAGCTCATAGCGAGGCTTTATGAGCCCCAGAAAGGTCAAGTGCTAATTGACGGTGTAGATGTTAGGAGGATAAAGGTTAACAGCCTCAGGAAGATAGTAGCCTACGTTCCCCAGGAACCATTCATATTCAACAGGAGCATAAAGGAGAACATAGCGCTAGCAAAGCCGGATGCAAGCATGGAGGAAATTGTGAAGGCCGCTAAAGTAGCGAAGATACATGATTTCATCTCTTCGTTACCGAAGGGTTACGACACGGTTATAGGAGAGAAAGGTATAACTCTCTCCGGCGGGCAGAGACAGAGGCTGGCATTAGCTAGGGCAATGCTCCTTAATCCAAAGATAGTCCTCCTCGATGATCCCGTGTCAAATCTAGATCTAGAGACCGAGAGGAAACTCGTTGAGGACCTAAAGGACATTCTGAGGGATAAAACTGCCCTAATAGTCTCCCAAAGACCTTCTTTGGCGAGGATCGTCGATAGGGTAATCATCCTGAAAGACGGGAGGATAGTAGAGGAAGGGGATCCAGAAGAGCTACTCAAGAGGGAGAGCATTTTCAGAGAGCTCGTGGGTGGTGGGTATGGGAGATAA
- a CDS encoding lysylphosphatidylglycerol synthase transmembrane domain-containing protein, whose amino-acid sequence MRKRKVFSVILLLLSLGYMARTVKIEELKEAFSIADLKLLSLSLGMAFSSILISTLRWYIALREIQDVSFRKTFTAILSGFYMMVFLPPSVGHLAKVKLVGGDYFKALSALIFGISLEGLILVIISIVAFGTSMWKFLLLGLLLVPIFYDNATYNVLQVGLHLVRRISPRLARRLEDYVERIHFGWRNSKKNPSTFAVLLFLSMITVLLQVGGIITVGKAFGLSVGLLDAIKAFILSTLFAVVSGIPSGIGANELGITLALGSSTKSTLVAFTYKFIYQYVWSFVGAVEFYKTVGGKS is encoded by the coding sequence ATGAGAAAGAGAAAGGTATTTTCAGTTATTTTACTCTTGCTATCTCTCGGGTACATGGCACGCACTGTTAAAATAGAAGAGCTAAAAGAAGCCTTCTCTATAGCAGATCTAAAACTCCTGAGTCTTTCCCTTGGGATGGCATTTTCATCGATACTTATCTCAACTCTAAGATGGTATATCGCTCTTAGGGAGATTCAAGATGTAAGCTTCAGGAAAACCTTCACTGCAATTTTAAGTGGGTTTTATATGATGGTCTTCCTTCCCCCAAGTGTTGGACACTTAGCAAAAGTAAAGCTTGTTGGGGGAGATTACTTTAAGGCGCTTTCAGCTCTAATTTTTGGCATTTCTCTTGAGGGCTTAATCCTCGTTATAATATCAATAGTGGCCTTTGGGACTAGCATGTGGAAATTCCTTTTACTTGGACTTCTTCTCGTGCCCATTTTCTATGATAATGCCACTTACAACGTTCTTCAGGTGGGATTGCATCTCGTTCGAAGAATTAGCCCTCGGCTCGCTAGGAGGTTGGAGGACTACGTGGAGAGAATACATTTTGGGTGGAGAAACTCCAAGAAGAATCCAAGCACTTTCGCTGTGCTACTTTTCCTCTCGATGATTACGGTGCTCCTTCAAGTGGGCGGAATAATAACAGTTGGAAAAGCTTTTGGGCTCTCAGTTGGGCTACTTGATGCCATCAAAGCATTTATACTCAGCACACTTTTTGCTGTTGTAAGTGGTATCCCTTCGGGTATAGGTGCGAACGAGCTTGGCATAACGCTCGCCTTAGGTTCTTCGACGAAGAGCACCTTAGTTGCCTTTACGTACAAGTTCATCTACCAGTACGTGTGGTCTTTTGTGGGGGCTGTAGAGTTTTATAAAACGGTGGGGGGTAAATCATGA
- a CDS encoding 30S ribosomal protein S8e: MAIWQGRSLKKPSGGRIVLARKKRKRELGREPANTRVAEQDKRKIIRTYGGNRKVRLTAAAYANVFDKTGKGRKVRIIRVIENPANRQFARRNIITRGAIIETELGKARVTSRPGQDGVVNAILLEEKTIE, encoded by the coding sequence ATGGCGATCTGGCAGGGAAGATCACTTAAGAAGCCTTCAGGTGGAAGGATTGTACTCGCGAGGAAGAAGAGGAAGAGGGAGCTCGGTAGAGAGCCCGCTAACACAAGGGTTGCCGAACAGGACAAGAGGAAGATCATCAGGACTTACGGAGGAAACAGGAAGGTTAGATTGACCGCTGCAGCTTATGCAAACGTCTTTGACAAGACCGGGAAGGGCAGGAAGGTTAGAATCATTAGGGTTATCGAGAACCCAGCAAACAGGCAGTTTGCAAGAAGGAACATCATCACCAGGGGAGCAATAATCGAGACCGAGCTTGGAAAGGCCAGGGTTACTTCAAGGCCTGGCCAGGATGGTGTCGTCAACGCTATCCTCCTCGAGGAGAAGACTATTGAGTGA
- a CDS encoding ATP-binding protein, with protein sequence MRLGDLTYMNPWWGGKEDYHVRQWRRQKIRWWPKWIDRIPLEPFSLNFVLGPRQVGKTTGIKLLIEKLLKENPPESVLYINVEILPDYRELLALLKEFHEMKEKEGIRKGYIFLDEVSSLEGWWRGVKPLIDAGLLDNDVITVTGSSSLKVKRDVEMFPGRRGKGKTLEVMPLSFREYTEVMGLKRPELHREKTLKLFDEYLRTGGFPGSLNGLPMDDLLGAYLGEFIRFGKSLEIAREAFYAIIESAPSATSYRALASMTSGYSYKVIQSYVELFQELYILGTAYLKEGNRIMYRREKKFFFRDPLLARLFSAWSGAELREEAIYEWVVQEHLYRKYGEVYYYRNSYEIDAIAENMKVEVKTGKAHRRYPREVVVLEREDVPFFLLELS encoded by the coding sequence ATGAGGCTTGGAGATCTAACTTACATGAACCCGTGGTGGGGAGGAAAAGAGGATTACCACGTGAGACAGTGGAGAAGGCAAAAGATCCGTTGGTGGCCGAAATGGATTGACAGAATTCCCCTTGAACCTTTTTCACTGAACTTCGTCCTTGGCCCAAGGCAGGTCGGAAAAACAACAGGAATAAAGCTTTTAATTGAAAAGCTTTTGAAAGAAAATCCTCCAGAATCAGTTCTATATATCAATGTTGAGATCCTGCCAGACTACAGGGAGCTTTTGGCCCTGCTAAAAGAGTTTCACGAGATGAAGGAGAAGGAGGGGATTAGAAAGGGCTACATCTTTTTGGACGAGGTCTCATCACTTGAAGGTTGGTGGAGAGGTGTTAAGCCACTAATTGATGCAGGTCTTTTGGATAATGACGTTATTACCGTCACAGGATCGAGCTCACTAAAAGTAAAAAGGGACGTGGAGATGTTCCCAGGAAGAAGGGGAAAAGGAAAAACTCTCGAGGTAATGCCCCTCTCTTTCAGGGAGTACACCGAGGTAATGGGGCTCAAAAGGCCGGAACTTCACCGAGAGAAAACCCTGAAGCTATTTGATGAGTACTTGAGAACAGGTGGATTTCCCGGTTCACTTAACGGTCTTCCAATGGACGATCTTCTCGGGGCTTACCTAGGGGAGTTCATAAGGTTTGGAAAGAGCCTCGAAATAGCTAGGGAGGCATTTTATGCGATCATTGAAAGCGCTCCCTCCGCAACGAGCTATAGGGCATTAGCTAGCATGACTTCAGGCTATTCCTACAAGGTAATTCAAAGCTACGTGGAGCTCTTCCAAGAGCTATACATCCTTGGGACGGCATACCTGAAAGAAGGAAACAGGATTATGTATAGGAGGGAGAAAAAGTTCTTTTTCAGGGATCCTCTTTTGGCCAGACTTTTCTCAGCATGGAGCGGGGCGGAGCTAAGAGAAGAGGCAATTTACGAATGGGTTGTTCAGGAGCATCTGTACCGGAAGTATGGGGAGGTCTATTACTATAGGAACTCTTACGAGATTGATGCAATTGCGGAAAACATGAAAGTGGAAGTAAAGACCGGAAAGGCCCATAGGAGGTATCCCAGGGAGGTTGTGGTACTCGAGAGGGAGGATGTGCCTTTCTTCTTGCTGGAGCTTTCTTAG
- a CDS encoding M67 family metallopeptidase, which produces MSDFRFSLVLPKPIIEEILKRATSSPIEICGFLLGRENKVSEVVFVKNGLDSPVEFEMEPEEMLKALEYAEGKGLEVVGIFHSHLSCPPTPSGKDLKGMELWPVVWLIVNSSGEYGAWKLENGKVVEVEVRIVNGSP; this is translated from the coding sequence TTGAGTGACTTTCGATTTTCCCTCGTTCTCCCTAAACCTATAATTGAGGAAATTCTCAAAAGGGCGACCTCTTCTCCCATTGAGATTTGTGGCTTCCTCCTTGGAAGGGAAAATAAAGTTAGCGAAGTAGTGTTCGTTAAGAACGGGCTTGATTCTCCGGTAGAGTTTGAGATGGAGCCTGAGGAAATGCTGAAGGCCTTAGAGTACGCTGAAGGTAAAGGCTTGGAGGTCGTTGGAATATTTCACTCCCATCTCTCCTGTCCTCCAACTCCAAGCGGTAAAGACCTAAAGGGGATGGAGCTTTGGCCGGTTGTTTGGCTTATAGTTAACTCCTCTGGGGAGTACGGGGCATGGAAACTTGAGAATGGAAAAGTTGTAGAGGTTGAAGTTAGAATAGTGAACGGGAGTCCATGA